Proteins co-encoded in one Corynebacterium tuberculostearicum genomic window:
- the hutU gene encoding urocanate hydratase, translated as MSQPREVRAPRGTELSAKSWQTEAPLRMLMNNLDPEVAERPEDLVVYGGTGRAARSWEAFDAIVESLKDLESDETLLVQSGKPVGIWKTNEWAPRVLIANSNLVGDWANWEHFRKLEDEGLMMYGQMTAGSWIYIATQGILQGTFETFAAVAKKRFGGSLAGTFTLTGGCGGMGGAQPLSVTLNGGACLIVDVDETRLKRRQHKRYLDEVVTDLDEALKLVLEAKENKKPLSVGLVANAAEVFPEVLRRQRAGEFTVDIVTDQTSAHDPLSYLPSEITVDDWHNESKADPTTFTKKARESMAAQVQAMVEFQDEGAEVFDYGNSIRDEARKAGYQRAFEFPGFVPAYIRPLFCEGLGPFRWAALSGDPEDIKVTDQALKELFPDNEHLHNWLDAAEEYVEFEGLPARICWLGYDERHKAGLLFNDLVREGKIKAPIVIGRDHLDSGSVASPYRETEAMLDGTDAVADWPLLNAMTAVSSGATWVSLHHGGGVGMGRSIHAGQVTVADGTELAAAKLRAVLTNDPGMGVIRHVDSGYTRAKEVADERGVRIPMEFKARD; from the coding sequence ATGTCTCAACCACGCGAAGTACGCGCGCCGCGCGGAACCGAATTGTCCGCCAAGTCTTGGCAGACCGAAGCGCCCTTGCGCATGCTCATGAATAACCTCGACCCCGAGGTTGCTGAGCGCCCCGAGGACCTCGTGGTCTACGGTGGCACCGGCCGTGCAGCGCGCAGCTGGGAAGCCTTTGACGCCATCGTAGAATCCCTCAAAGACCTCGAGTCCGATGAGACGCTGCTGGTGCAGTCCGGCAAGCCGGTGGGCATCTGGAAGACCAATGAGTGGGCACCGCGCGTGCTTATTGCTAACTCCAACCTCGTAGGAGATTGGGCTAACTGGGAGCACTTCCGCAAGCTCGAGGATGAGGGTCTCATGATGTACGGCCAGATGACGGCCGGTTCCTGGATCTACATCGCCACCCAGGGCATCCTGCAGGGCACCTTCGAGACCTTCGCGGCCGTGGCCAAGAAGCGCTTTGGCGGCAGCCTGGCCGGCACCTTCACCCTGACCGGTGGCTGCGGTGGCATGGGCGGCGCACAGCCGCTGTCTGTCACCCTCAACGGCGGCGCCTGCCTCATCGTGGACGTGGACGAGACCCGCCTGAAGCGCCGCCAGCACAAGCGCTACCTGGACGAGGTAGTCACCGACCTCGACGAGGCCCTCAAGCTGGTCCTCGAGGCAAAGGAAAACAAGAAGCCGCTATCGGTTGGCTTGGTAGCCAACGCCGCCGAGGTCTTCCCAGAGGTTTTGCGCCGCCAGCGCGCCGGGGAATTTACCGTCGACATCGTCACGGACCAGACCTCCGCACACGACCCGCTGTCCTACCTGCCTTCTGAAATTACCGTGGATGACTGGCACAACGAGTCCAAGGCAGACCCAACCACCTTTACCAAGAAGGCCCGCGAATCCATGGCCGCTCAGGTCCAGGCCATGGTTGAGTTCCAAGATGAGGGCGCTGAGGTCTTTGACTACGGCAACTCCATCCGCGATGAGGCCCGCAAGGCCGGCTACCAGCGTGCTTTCGAATTCCCGGGCTTCGTTCCGGCCTATATCCGTCCGCTCTTCTGCGAGGGCTTGGGTCCCTTCCGCTGGGCTGCGCTTTCCGGTGACCCGGAGGATATCAAGGTCACCGACCAAGCGCTTAAGGAGCTCTTCCCAGATAACGAGCACCTGCACAACTGGCTCGACGCCGCCGAAGAGTACGTCGAATTCGAGGGTCTGCCTGCGCGCATTTGCTGGCTGGGCTACGACGAGCGCCACAAGGCCGGCCTGCTCTTCAACGACCTCGTGCGCGAGGGCAAGATCAAGGCGCCGATTGTCATCGGCCGCGACCACCTAGATTCTGGCTCCGTTGCCTCCCCATACCGCGAGACCGAGGCCATGCTCGATGGCACCGATGCCGTGGCCGACTGGCCGCTGCTCAATGCCATGACTGCCGTATCTTCCGGCGCTACCTGGGTTTCCCTCCACCACGGCGGTGGCGTGGGCATGGGCCGCTCCATCCACGCAGGCCAGGTCACCGTTGCAGACGGCACCGAGCTCGCCGCGGCCAAGCTGCGCGCGGTGCTCACTAATGACCCGGGCATGGGCGTTATCCGCCATGTCGATTCCGGCTACACTCGCGCGAAGGAGGTCGCCGATGAGCGCGGCGTCCGCATTCCAATGGAATTCAAGGCAAGGGACTAG
- a CDS encoding SGNH/GDSL hydrolase family protein: MRRFIPLLSVALLAACSTPAEEPQPPHYVALGDSYAAMGSTTLPLDPPNTCVRAQDSYPELAAKEMDAELTNVACQGASTLDVLSSAGEHPAQVDALREDTDLVSLSIGGNDASFVRLTQCVTDDICQAESGPQIDMEIRDLPRRLDKVYEEIHHRSPDAKVLATGYLPLIKHGETCPYIEKIPASDREWLAESIERINQAVREASERHGATYVLADAALDHTACSPSPWVDFTGKETDSFPMHPTHAGQQAMAQALRAAL, from the coding sequence ATGCGTCGGTTCATCCCCCTCCTTTCCGTGGCCCTTCTCGCCGCTTGTTCCACCCCCGCCGAGGAGCCACAGCCACCCCACTACGTAGCGCTGGGAGATTCCTATGCGGCCATGGGCTCGACCACACTACCGCTCGATCCGCCCAATACCTGCGTGCGCGCACAAGATTCCTACCCCGAACTCGCAGCCAAGGAGATGGATGCGGAGCTCACCAATGTTGCCTGCCAGGGCGCTAGCACCCTCGACGTACTCTCCTCAGCCGGCGAGCACCCCGCCCAGGTGGACGCCCTGCGGGAAGACACCGACCTGGTAAGCCTATCCATCGGCGGCAATGACGCCAGCTTCGTGCGGCTTACCCAGTGCGTCACGGACGATATTTGCCAGGCGGAATCCGGCCCGCAGATAGACATGGAAATTCGCGATCTCCCCCGCCGGCTCGACAAGGTCTATGAGGAAATCCACCACCGCTCCCCCGATGCGAAGGTCCTTGCCACCGGCTACCTCCCCCTTATCAAGCACGGGGAGACCTGCCCCTACATAGAAAAAATCCCGGCCAGCGACCGGGAGTGGTTGGCAGAGTCCATCGAGCGCATCAATCAGGCAGTGCGCGAGGCCTCCGAGCGCCATGGGGCTACTTACGTGCTTGCCGACGCCGCCCTAGACCACACCGCCTGTTCCCCCTCGCCGTGGGTAGACTTTACAGGAAAGGAGACCGATTCCTTTCCCATGCACCCCACGCACGCGGGCCAGCAGGCCATGGCCCAAGCTCTACGCGCTGCCCTCTAG
- a CDS encoding flavin reductase family protein, with protein MSIISWHPQSEPNPLPFSPFKASTVPRPIGWLSSVDGQGRENIAPYSQWQNLTFDPPMVMFSANQYPDGRRKDTVLNAEETGWFVWNMATYDLREEVNKSAQVLDYGDSEWDRLSVTKEYADNYRIPMVKESPVKFECQYKTTLRVPGNSKVGRIDLVVADVETIHIDESVIDEDGKLDILKIKPVARMGYFDYTVVTEKFEMRVPGSDDAARAGLEGSA; from the coding sequence ATGTCGATCATCTCTTGGCACCCGCAATCTGAACCTAACCCCTTGCCATTTTCGCCGTTTAAGGCGAGCACGGTTCCGCGGCCCATTGGTTGGCTTTCTAGTGTTGATGGCCAAGGTCGCGAAAACATCGCCCCCTATAGCCAGTGGCAAAATCTCACCTTCGATCCACCCATGGTGATGTTCTCGGCTAACCAGTACCCGGATGGTCGCCGGAAGGACACGGTCCTCAATGCAGAAGAAACCGGCTGGTTCGTGTGGAATATGGCCACCTATGACCTACGCGAGGAAGTCAATAAATCCGCCCAGGTGCTCGACTATGGCGACAGCGAGTGGGACCGCCTGTCCGTTACCAAGGAATATGCGGACAACTACCGCATTCCCATGGTGAAAGAATCGCCGGTGAAGTTCGAGTGCCAGTACAAGACCACGCTGCGTGTGCCTGGCAATTCCAAGGTGGGCAGGATCGACCTCGTGGTGGCCGATGTTGAGACCATTCACATCGATGAATCTGTTATCGACGAGGACGGCAAGCTTGACATCCTCAAGATTAAGCCCGTCGCGCGCATGGGCTACTTTGACTACACCGTGGTCACAGAAAAATTCGAGATGCGCGTGCCCGGTTCCGATGACGCCGCGCGCGCCGGACTAGAGGGCAGCGCGTAG
- the hutH gene encoding histidine ammonia-lyase yields MPNAYPTTVIVNVGALSIEDVVAVARYGAMVEIAPEALEEVAATRERVEELAQDPTPVYGISTGFGALARRHIPEEMRAQLQLSLVRSHAAGTGPEVEEEVIRALMLLRLSTLCTGRTGVRPVVVETYAKALNADIVPVVREYGSLGCSGDLAPLAHCALALLGEGEVRVNGELQDAGSALAAAGIEPLQLREKEGLALINGTDGMLGQLCLAITDLRAAAKTADIAAAMTVEGLLGTLVVFADDLQQLRPHPGQAAAAANILQVAEGSQILEFALEDFKKNQVQDAYSVRCAPQVAGGFRDTLAHTAQVAERELAAAVDNPVVAKDGRVVSNGNFHGAPVAYALDFLAIVTADLASISERRTDRFLDPARNRGLNAFLAADPGVDSGHMIAQYAQAGIVSEMKRLANPSSADSIPSSAMQEDHVSMGWSAARKLRKAVDGLQRVLAVEILTAARAIDMREGAPAKGTGAVIEKLRETVEGLGVDRYLSPEIEETVRLVKDGVLLEAVETAIGKLRD; encoded by the coding sequence ATGCCTAACGCCTATCCAACCACCGTCATCGTGAATGTCGGTGCGTTGAGCATCGAAGATGTCGTGGCTGTTGCCCGCTATGGGGCGATGGTGGAAATTGCTCCCGAAGCTCTAGAAGAGGTGGCAGCTACCCGCGAGCGCGTGGAAGAACTAGCACAGGATCCCACCCCGGTGTATGGCATCTCCACCGGCTTTGGCGCGCTCGCTCGCCGCCATATCCCAGAAGAGATGCGTGCACAACTGCAGCTTTCCCTTGTGCGTTCGCACGCTGCGGGCACCGGCCCGGAGGTGGAAGAAGAAGTCATTCGCGCACTGATGCTGCTGCGCCTGTCCACCCTGTGCACCGGCCGCACCGGTGTGCGCCCCGTAGTGGTAGAAACCTACGCCAAGGCGCTTAACGCCGATATCGTTCCGGTGGTGCGCGAGTACGGCTCGCTGGGCTGCTCCGGTGACTTGGCGCCGCTGGCTCACTGCGCGCTGGCCCTACTGGGCGAGGGCGAGGTGCGCGTAAACGGCGAGTTGCAGGATGCAGGTTCGGCCCTTGCCGCAGCGGGCATCGAACCGCTGCAGCTGCGCGAGAAGGAAGGCCTTGCGCTTATCAACGGCACCGATGGCATGCTCGGCCAGCTTTGTCTGGCCATTACGGATCTACGCGCGGCAGCAAAGACCGCCGATATTGCCGCCGCCATGACCGTAGAAGGCCTCCTGGGTACCCTCGTGGTCTTTGCGGATGACCTGCAGCAGCTGCGCCCGCACCCAGGCCAGGCCGCTGCTGCTGCGAATATCCTCCAGGTGGCGGAAGGTTCGCAGATCTTGGAATTCGCGCTAGAAGATTTCAAAAAGAACCAGGTGCAAGATGCCTACTCTGTGCGGTGCGCCCCGCAGGTGGCCGGAGGCTTCCGCGATACCTTGGCGCATACTGCCCAGGTGGCGGAGCGCGAGCTCGCCGCCGCGGTGGACAACCCGGTGGTGGCCAAGGACGGCCGCGTGGTCTCTAACGGCAATTTCCACGGCGCGCCGGTGGCCTACGCGCTCGATTTCCTCGCCATCGTCACTGCGGACTTAGCCTCGATTTCCGAGCGCCGCACGGACCGCTTCTTGGACCCGGCGCGCAATCGCGGGCTGAATGCCTTTCTTGCCGCAGATCCTGGTGTCGACTCCGGACACATGATCGCCCAGTACGCCCAGGCCGGCATCGTGAGCGAAATGAAGCGCCTGGCTAACCCCTCCTCGGCTGATTCCATTCCGTCTTCGGCCATGCAGGAAGACCACGTGTCCATGGGCTGGTCTGCAGCCCGCAAGCTGCGCAAGGCCGTCGACGGACTGCAGCGCGTGCTGGCCGTGGAGATCCTCACCGCGGCCCGCGCCATCGACATGCGCGAAGGCGCCCCGGCCAAGGGCACTGGCGCGGTGATTGAGAAGCTGCGCGAGACCGTCGAGGGCCTAGGCGTGGACCGCTACCTCTCCCCGGAAATCGAGGAGACAGTACGCCTAGTAAAGGACGGCGTCTTACTAGAGGCCGTCGAAACTGCAATTGGAAAGCTGCGTGATTAA
- a CDS encoding IclR family transcriptional regulator has protein sequence MEILKLLSTIDVPISAARIQGELNLPRSSTYHLLAEMVDAGFVAHLPEHKTYGLGLAAYSMASAYVTQQPLVRMATRDLEQCAALVGGSGHLSRMAGSEILYLQEVRAVGATSLVTEVGVRLQSHKTASGRVMLAHLPDAEVRAAFDTAGGSGFTALKERLSLVAARGWDQEIEEITRGQASVAVPILDHLDRPAAAVAVTYPVRTSDAKVDAAIRALLEVSDKVAAKMYRNRKK, from the coding sequence ATGGAGATCCTCAAGCTTTTATCCACCATCGACGTCCCTATTTCTGCTGCCCGCATCCAAGGTGAGCTCAACCTGCCGCGTTCATCTACATACCACCTGCTGGCGGAGATGGTTGATGCTGGTTTTGTGGCTCATTTGCCGGAGCATAAAACCTATGGCCTGGGTCTGGCTGCGTATTCCATGGCCTCGGCCTACGTGACGCAGCAACCCTTGGTGCGCATGGCTACTCGAGACTTGGAACAGTGTGCGGCACTGGTGGGTGGATCGGGGCATCTGTCACGTATGGCTGGATCGGAAATTTTGTATCTGCAGGAGGTGCGTGCGGTGGGGGCCACATCCTTGGTGACCGAGGTAGGTGTGCGCCTGCAGTCACATAAGACGGCGTCCGGGCGTGTGATGCTGGCACATCTGCCTGATGCGGAGGTGCGCGCCGCCTTTGATACTGCGGGAGGTAGCGGCTTTACCGCGTTGAAAGAACGCTTGAGTTTGGTAGCTGCACGTGGGTGGGACCAGGAGATTGAAGAAATTACTCGCGGTCAGGCCTCTGTGGCGGTACCCATCCTGGATCATTTGGACCGTCCAGCAGCGGCGGTAGCGGTGACGTATCCGGTGAGGACGTCGGATGCGAAGGTAGACGCCGCCATTCGAGCTTTGCTGGAGGTCTCGGACAAGGTAGCGGCCAAAATGTACCGCAATCGCAAAAAGTGA
- the hutG gene encoding formimidoylglutamase: MNTEKAELFTPAPEWSGRSDGPGPEHARWHSVINQSTESPAPVTLLGFASDEGVLRNGGRQGAAAGPAALRSALGSLAVHHEHALADAGTITTQADDLDGAHNALSDKVQELVAAGSLPIVLGGGHETAFGSHRGLYRAVGATKIINLDAHFDLRRADQATSGTPFKQISELTDDFDYTVLGISRPNNTAVLFDEAKSLNVAITLDEELVNLTPGECAELAAKATEGKDKVHLSIDLDVLPASTAPGVSAPASLGVSCERIRAMAVAIAQTGKLALVDIVELNPTFDIDNRTAKAAARLIDDIVTAHVTS, translated from the coding sequence ATGAACACAGAAAAAGCTGAACTTTTCACCCCCGCCCCCGAATGGTCCGGTCGCTCCGATGGCCCAGGCCCAGAGCATGCCCGCTGGCATAGCGTTATCAATCAGTCCACTGAATCCCCCGCCCCAGTAACCCTCCTAGGCTTTGCGTCTGATGAAGGCGTCCTGCGCAATGGCGGCCGCCAAGGTGCTGCGGCAGGCCCCGCCGCGCTGCGTTCCGCGCTTGGCTCCTTGGCGGTGCACCATGAGCATGCGCTTGCCGACGCCGGCACCATCACCACCCAGGCCGATGACCTCGACGGTGCTCACAATGCTCTTTCCGATAAAGTGCAGGAACTCGTCGCGGCCGGCAGCCTGCCCATCGTCCTCGGAGGCGGGCACGAGACTGCCTTTGGCTCCCACCGCGGCCTCTACCGCGCGGTAGGTGCCACCAAGATCATTAACCTGGACGCCCACTTCGATCTACGCCGCGCGGACCAAGCCACCTCCGGCACCCCGTTCAAGCAGATTTCGGAGCTCACCGACGACTTCGACTACACCGTGTTGGGCATCTCCCGCCCCAATAACACCGCCGTGCTTTTCGACGAGGCAAAGAGCCTAAACGTCGCCATCACCCTGGACGAGGAACTAGTCAACCTGACCCCAGGCGAGTGCGCTGAGCTAGCCGCCAAGGCTACCGAGGGCAAGGACAAGGTCCACCTGTCCATCGACCTCGATGTGCTGCCGGCGTCCACCGCGCCGGGCGTATCTGCCCCAGCTTCCCTGGGTGTGAGCTGTGAGCGCATCCGCGCCATGGCTGTAGCCATCGCGCAGACCGGCAAGCTGGCCTTGGTGGACATCGTCGAGCTTAACCCCACCTTTGACATTGATAATCGCACCGCCAAGGCAGCGGCGCGGCTTATCGATGACATCGTCACGGCACACGTCACTAGCTAA